In a single window of the Octopus sinensis linkage group LG1, ASM634580v1, whole genome shotgun sequence genome:
- the LOC115211616 gene encoding cell wall protein RBR3 isoform X1: MENESFSTILSHIYQDLVENFDLTNRLEKLKTFAANHPFITMFGIFTIVLCSVPVACFFAFTLFSIFLTFGGFMFLEGSEYSISSLERYLMEQFQLLTRCPQAMSSDNPEQNISTGFNESQAGTVLTFATIILGGVLILMGVLSIVFSLSVAVGLFVFHKSIDVFNRFHQQFQHAHNYHQQQQRTASSAPPQSPPSDPPSPPSAPSSQPDNSTSDNNPVITSSPTNTIYPSLASQLATSGTTSSVPVENLTSTSPTRNTVLTSTPVGLSANNQANNVENIIESNQSQSVSNTELDHEMLARHDTPNESQISSTNENVELLGGLADAVSMTPRSFVDNSNLRHRSSGVPVSTSNQQPTASMPEVSHDVMTSSLDSSANLISDSNTVAVNAHDISDGLNWDTSSSSSSSLNPGDQWEVLPSHAERTQDSSAFSNPENIH; encoded by the exons ATGGAGAATGAAAGCTTCAGCACAATTCTCTCCCACATCTATCAAGATCTGGTTGAAAACTTTGACCTTACTAACCGCTTGGAGAAGCTAAAAACATTTGCAGCCAACCATCCTTTCATCACAATGTTTGGAATTTTTACTATTGTATTATGCAGTGTGCCTGTTGCCTGTTTCTTTGCCTTTACACTTTTCAGTATTTTCCTTACATTTGGTGGGTTTATGTTTCTTGAAG GCTCTGAATACAGCATTTCTTCTCTGGAACGATATTTAATGGAACAGTTCCAATTGCTGACCAGATGTCCTCAAGCCATGTCAAGTGACAATCCTGAACAAAACATCAGCACAGGATTCAATGAATCACAAGCAG GTACTGTCCTAACATTCGCAACTATCATCTTAGGAGGAGTACTCATTCTTATGGGTGTATTATCAATTGTCTTCAGTCTCTCAGTGGCAGTTGGTTTATTTGTCTTTCATAAAAGTATTGATGTCTTCAATCGTTTTCATCAGCAGTTCCAGCATGCTCAcaactaccatcaacagcaacaacgtaCTGCTTCATCAGCTCCACCACAATCTCCGCCATCAGACCCACCATCTCCTCCATCAGCTCCATCATCTCAGCCAGACAATTCCACTTCAGATAACAATCCTGTTATCACAAGCTCACCAACAAATACAATCTATCCATCGCTGGCTTCACAGCTAGCAACATCGGGTACAACATCATCAGTACCTGTTGAAAATCTGACATCCACTTCTCCGACCCGAAATACTGTATTAACTTCAACTCCAGTTGGGCTGTCAGCAAATAACCAGGCAAATAATGTGGAGAACATTATAGAATCAAATCAGTCACAATCAGTGTCAAATACTGAACTGGACCATGAAATGTTAGCCAGGCATGATACACCCAATGAAAGCCAAATCTCAA GTACAAACGAAAATGTTGAACTTTTAGGAGGACTTGCTGATGCTGTATCAATGACACCCAGAAGTTTTGTAGACAACTCTAATCTCCGCCATCGGTCTTCAGGTGTGCCGGTCAGTACTAGTAATCAACAGCCCACAGCATCCATGCCAGAAGTGTCACATGATGTAATGACATCATCTCTAGATTCCTCAGCAAACTTGATTTCTGACAGCAACACTGTGGCTGTAAACGCACATGACATTTCAGATGGCCTGAACTGGGATACATCATCCTCTTCGTCCTCTTCTCTTAACCCTGGTGACCAGTGGGAGGTTCTACCCAGTCATGCAGAAAGAACACAAGATTCAAGTGCTTTTAGCAATCCTGAAAACATCCATTAG
- the LOC115211616 gene encoding cell wall protein RBR3 isoform X3 produces MENESFSTILSHIYQDLVENFDLTNRLEKLKTFAANHPFITMFGIFTIVLCSVPVACFFAFTLFSIFLTFGGFMFLEGTVLTFATIILGGVLILMGVLSIVFSLSVAVGLFVFHKSIDVFNRFHQQFQHAHNYHQQQQRTASSAPPQSPPSDPPSPPSAPSSQPDNSTSDNNPVITSSPTNTIYPSLASQLATSGTTSSVPVENLTSTSPTRNTVLTSTPVGLSANNQANNVENIIESNQSQSVSNTELDHEMLARHDTPNESQISSTNENVELLGGLADAVSMTPRSFVDNSNLRHRSSGVPVSTSNQQPTASMPEVSHDVMTSSLDSSANLISDSNTVAVNAHDISDGLNWDTSSSSSSSLNPGDQWEVLPSHAERTQDSSAFSNPENIH; encoded by the exons ATGGAGAATGAAAGCTTCAGCACAATTCTCTCCCACATCTATCAAGATCTGGTTGAAAACTTTGACCTTACTAACCGCTTGGAGAAGCTAAAAACATTTGCAGCCAACCATCCTTTCATCACAATGTTTGGAATTTTTACTATTGTATTATGCAGTGTGCCTGTTGCCTGTTTCTTTGCCTTTACACTTTTCAGTATTTTCCTTACATTTGGTGGGTTTATGTTTCTTGAAG GTACTGTCCTAACATTCGCAACTATCATCTTAGGAGGAGTACTCATTCTTATGGGTGTATTATCAATTGTCTTCAGTCTCTCAGTGGCAGTTGGTTTATTTGTCTTTCATAAAAGTATTGATGTCTTCAATCGTTTTCATCAGCAGTTCCAGCATGCTCAcaactaccatcaacagcaacaacgtaCTGCTTCATCAGCTCCACCACAATCTCCGCCATCAGACCCACCATCTCCTCCATCAGCTCCATCATCTCAGCCAGACAATTCCACTTCAGATAACAATCCTGTTATCACAAGCTCACCAACAAATACAATCTATCCATCGCTGGCTTCACAGCTAGCAACATCGGGTACAACATCATCAGTACCTGTTGAAAATCTGACATCCACTTCTCCGACCCGAAATACTGTATTAACTTCAACTCCAGTTGGGCTGTCAGCAAATAACCAGGCAAATAATGTGGAGAACATTATAGAATCAAATCAGTCACAATCAGTGTCAAATACTGAACTGGACCATGAAATGTTAGCCAGGCATGATACACCCAATGAAAGCCAAATCTCAA GTACAAACGAAAATGTTGAACTTTTAGGAGGACTTGCTGATGCTGTATCAATGACACCCAGAAGTTTTGTAGACAACTCTAATCTCCGCCATCGGTCTTCAGGTGTGCCGGTCAGTACTAGTAATCAACAGCCCACAGCATCCATGCCAGAAGTGTCACATGATGTAATGACATCATCTCTAGATTCCTCAGCAAACTTGATTTCTGACAGCAACACTGTGGCTGTAAACGCACATGACATTTCAGATGGCCTGAACTGGGATACATCATCCTCTTCGTCCTCTTCTCTTAACCCTGGTGACCAGTGGGAGGTTCTACCCAGTCATGCAGAAAGAACACAAGATTCAAGTGCTTTTAGCAATCCTGAAAACATCCATTAG
- the LOC115211616 gene encoding cell wall protein RBR3 isoform X2 has protein sequence MENESFSTILSHIYQDLVENFDLTNRLEKLKTFAANHPFITMFGIFTIVLCSVPVACFFAFTLFSIFLTFGGFMFLEGSEYSISSLERYLMEQFQLLTRCPQAMSSDNPEQNISTGFNESQAGTVLTFATIILGGVLILMGVLSIVFSLSVAVGLFVFHKSIDVFNRFHQQFQHAHNYHQQQQRTASSAPPQSPPSDPPSPPSAPSSQPDNSTSDNNPVITSSPTNTIYPSLASQLATSGTTSSVPVENLTSTSPTRNTVLTSTPVGLSANNQANNVENIIESNQSQSVSNTELDHEMLARHDTPNESQIPGTNENVELLGGLADAVSMTPRSFVDNSNLRHRSSGVPVSTSNQQPTASMPEVSHDVMTSSLDSSANLISDSNTVAVNAHDISDGLNWDTSSSSSSSLNPGDQWEVLPSHAERTQDSSAFSNPENIH, from the exons ATGGAGAATGAAAGCTTCAGCACAATTCTCTCCCACATCTATCAAGATCTGGTTGAAAACTTTGACCTTACTAACCGCTTGGAGAAGCTAAAAACATTTGCAGCCAACCATCCTTTCATCACAATGTTTGGAATTTTTACTATTGTATTATGCAGTGTGCCTGTTGCCTGTTTCTTTGCCTTTACACTTTTCAGTATTTTCCTTACATTTGGTGGGTTTATGTTTCTTGAAG GCTCTGAATACAGCATTTCTTCTCTGGAACGATATTTAATGGAACAGTTCCAATTGCTGACCAGATGTCCTCAAGCCATGTCAAGTGACAATCCTGAACAAAACATCAGCACAGGATTCAATGAATCACAAGCAG GTACTGTCCTAACATTCGCAACTATCATCTTAGGAGGAGTACTCATTCTTATGGGTGTATTATCAATTGTCTTCAGTCTCTCAGTGGCAGTTGGTTTATTTGTCTTTCATAAAAGTATTGATGTCTTCAATCGTTTTCATCAGCAGTTCCAGCATGCTCAcaactaccatcaacagcaacaacgtaCTGCTTCATCAGCTCCACCACAATCTCCGCCATCAGACCCACCATCTCCTCCATCAGCTCCATCATCTCAGCCAGACAATTCCACTTCAGATAACAATCCTGTTATCACAAGCTCACCAACAAATACAATCTATCCATCGCTGGCTTCACAGCTAGCAACATCGGGTACAACATCATCAGTACCTGTTGAAAATCTGACATCCACTTCTCCGACCCGAAATACTGTATTAACTTCAACTCCAGTTGGGCTGTCAGCAAATAACCAGGCAAATAATGTGGAGAACATTATAGAATCAAATCAGTCACAATCAGTGTCAAATACTGAACTGGACCATGAAATGTTAGCCAGGCATGATACACCCAATGAAAGCCAAATC ccAGGTACAAACGAAAATGTTGAACTTTTAGGAGGACTTGCTGATGCTGTATCAATGACACCCAGAAGTTTTGTAGACAACTCTAATCTCCGCCATCGGTCTTCAGGTGTGCCGGTCAGTACTAGTAATCAACAGCCCACAGCATCCATGCCAGAAGTGTCACATGATGTAATGACATCATCTCTAGATTCCTCAGCAAACTTGATTTCTGACAGCAACACTGTGGCTGTAAACGCACATGACATTTCAGATGGCCTGAACTGGGATACATCATCCTCTTCGTCCTCTTCTCTTAACCCTGGTGACCAGTGGGAGGTTCTACCCAGTCATGCAGAAAGAACACAAGATTCAAGTGCTTTTAGCAATCCTGAAAACATCCATTAG